The Thermoleophilum album genome contains a region encoding:
- a CDS encoding DUF2142 domain-containing protein, whose amino-acid sequence MKRGLRRGLIIAAFGALALVGAVYYLSWPVRFPEFVSPASPSEPVTTFGHRVTERCVNVPALGPEPLRARLVVRSLNVDRTGGQTSLQAIVRSDGRAKPGPEALLRLRGREARVVLSVPPVREPARVCIRGRSGESAQLLGIGATPALRLERAKSQPRLLLLADLLRRLSLGAAIALPPAGAITLLLLTGCALSIALLILLRTLFSRTFNSHRKTIAGLLVLAWAHAALWALLVPPFQVPDEQVHYAYAVYLAQHGTGPSTRGRFTDLASPQEAAIHAAFQTGSVAFNPSGRPPWSDQLRHQIDQVTALSNTMADVSTNATGQPPLYYFSLALPAVIFKTVPQQLLLMRMISALWFALLVLALYAFIGELQPGRPRLALAVGIAAALFPLGAFLGGGVNPDVALAALVAVTLFLGLRLICYGGRWLAALLGLGIACLSLVKLTGSALAPAFLFFAILGTLRHLRRHGGWSALRSTAAFIIGIGMPMLLYTAWSLVSSRPLLARAVTDQASAVAGSTSVAGRSVREFVSWAWQLYLPRMPWQQDLIPGQPLKDVWLSGLAGRFGYLDYATPSWTKVVVAVMFICVLGLAALTWARNHAQRDRQCSVLHDRRVRALAAVLPVMTGILLVVIAWADYTSVKAGGPPFRQARYLLPLLPAFFALVPAAVKSVPVRLRRGVGVMGIGVCVLWAASALAATINRYWL is encoded by the coding sequence ATGAAGCGCGGGCTGCGGCGAGGACTGATCATCGCGGCATTCGGTGCGCTGGCACTGGTTGGAGCTGTCTACTACCTCTCCTGGCCCGTACGGTTCCCAGAATTTGTCAGCCCAGCCTCACCAAGTGAGCCAGTCACCACCTTCGGCCACCGCGTTACAGAGCGCTGTGTGAACGTACCCGCACTCGGGCCTGAGCCGCTTCGAGCACGCCTAGTCGTAAGGTCTTTGAACGTCGACCGCACCGGTGGTCAAACGAGCCTCCAGGCCATTGTCCGCTCGGACGGCCGCGCCAAGCCCGGTCCGGAAGCGCTTCTGCGGCTGCGTGGCCGAGAAGCCCGGGTGGTCCTATCCGTTCCCCCTGTTCGCGAGCCAGCCCGGGTCTGTATTCGCGGCCGAAGCGGTGAGAGTGCTCAGCTGCTGGGAATCGGTGCGACACCTGCGCTACGCCTGGAGCGCGCCAAGTCTCAGCCCCGCCTGCTACTGCTGGCCGATCTTTTGCGGCGCCTATCTCTCGGCGCTGCCATCGCGCTACCACCCGCCGGCGCAATCACCTTGCTCCTACTAACGGGTTGCGCCTTGTCGATCGCCCTCCTGATCCTTCTGCGCACGCTTTTCTCACGCACTTTCAACTCGCACCGTAAGACGATCGCAGGTCTACTAGTTCTTGCCTGGGCCCACGCCGCTCTTTGGGCGTTGTTGGTGCCACCCTTCCAAGTGCCGGACGAGCAGGTGCACTATGCCTACGCTGTATACCTCGCACAGCATGGCACCGGTCCTTCCACCAGGGGCCGGTTCACGGATCTTGCATCTCCCCAAGAGGCAGCAATCCACGCTGCCTTTCAAACCGGATCGGTAGCCTTCAACCCTTCCGGGCGACCGCCCTGGTCGGATCAGTTGAGACACCAGATTGATCAAGTGACGGCGTTGTCGAACACGATGGCTGATGTGAGCACTAACGCCACGGGTCAGCCGCCTCTCTACTACTTCTCCCTAGCCCTTCCCGCCGTTATCTTCAAAACAGTTCCCCAGCAACTCCTCCTTATGCGGATGATAAGCGCATTGTGGTTCGCCCTGCTCGTGCTAGCGTTATACGCGTTCATAGGGGAGCTCCAGCCAGGACGGCCCCGACTGGCGCTTGCGGTAGGTATCGCGGCGGCCCTCTTTCCACTTGGTGCATTTCTCGGCGGGGGTGTTAATCCGGATGTGGCGTTAGCTGCGCTTGTGGCAGTCACACTGTTCTTAGGTCTACGTTTAATCTGCTATGGGGGGCGCTGGCTTGCTGCGTTATTAGGGTTAGGCATAGCCTGTCTTTCACTTGTCAAGCTTACTGGCAGCGCCCTGGCACCGGCTTTTCTTTTTTTCGCGATTCTCGGTACCCTTAGACACCTCCGCCGGCACGGCGGGTGGAGTGCGCTCAGGAGTACCGCAGCTTTCATAATAGGAATAGGGATGCCAATGCTGTTGTACACGGCTTGGTCCCTAGTAAGCTCGCGTCCGCTTCTGGCGCGAGCGGTAACGGATCAGGCTAGTGCAGTAGCTGGCTCTACGTCTGTTGCAGGTAGGTCGGTACGGGAATTTGTGAGCTGGGCCTGGCAGCTGTATTTGCCGCGCATGCCGTGGCAACAAGATCTGATTCCGGGCCAGCCACTAAAAGATGTGTGGTTGAGCGGACTAGCGGGCCGCTTTGGATATTTAGACTACGCGACGCCTTCATGGACGAAAGTCGTCGTTGCGGTAATGTTTATTTGCGTGCTCGGTCTCGCTGCCCTAACGTGGGCTCGGAACCACGCGCAGCGCGATCGGCAGTGCAGCGTATTACACGATCGAAGGGTGCGGGCCCTGGCCGCAGTGTTACCAGTGATGACAGGGATTCTATTAGTGGTGATCGCGTGGGCGGACTATACGTCAGTGAAGGCGGGCGGCCCACCGTTCCGGCAGGCGCGGTACTTGTTGCCGCTGCTT